Part of the Cyprinus carpio isolate SPL01 chromosome A12, ASM1834038v1, whole genome shotgun sequence genome, TAGAAGCGCCAGATCCAGTTGATGAGATACAGGGCTCGATAGAGGCCGAGGAAGAACAGGTAGTGCGTGGTGATGGTCTCGGCTTCTCCGGTCTTGCTGATCATGAACAGCTGCGGGAGGATGGACACGGACTCCAGGTAGATGGAGAACGTCCACATGATCTAGAGTGACCCAGAGATGATGAGAACACAAACAGACTGAGAGTGTTTTCAACCAGAGTTCCgctccttgattctgattggctttgATTCTTTTTGGGTTGTTATAGTTTGATGTTGTTTGTATTAATCTACtttgtttaattctgtttttttttcttctgtgtgtttgttgcaaccacaactgtttctgaggaactacattgtttggtggaagaatgctgtttttattaatatcatacactttatttgctctgttttattttgtgaaaccttactatgcttatggaataaccattttatgAAAGCAATAGGCCTCGtgtgtttacagtgaatttattataaattcacaTCTTCTCAGGGCTGATTGCTTTAATGAATGCATGTATGGATTTGCTGTCTAACCTCCAGAAGAGAGAAGTCATGGTTGACGAGGAAGGCCAGACCGCCGACTGGAACCACCAGGAACTCCACCCTGAACGTGTCGTGGTTGCCATCATACGTGGCCTTGAACTTGACGTATATCAGGTAAACCGTGGCATACGCACATGCGATATAGATGACCTGCACGGAAACATGACACAAAAAAGTCCCTTTGAGTTTTGTGTACTTCGTCTGAATGATACAAAAGTTGGTGACTTTTATATGAACACACTCAAAAATCACGggaactaaaaagtaaaaaatgaccATCACaggaaatatctaaacataaaacatatctttTTGAGCTTCCATTCCAAAAATTCACTAAATTCTAACCGTTTGTTGAGGTTAAACTCATTATGAAAtatatctgtgtccctgcagcacagaagcagtcatcagtagcacaggtatatttgtaacaatagacaacaatacattgtatgagtcacaatatttctcttttatgacaaaaatcattaggatattaagtaaagatcatgttccacgaagatattttgtaagtttcttaccgtaaatatatcaaaacttaatttttgattagtaatatgcattgctaagaacttcatttgaacaactttaaagatgattttctcaatatttagatttttttgctccctcagattttcaaatagttgtatctcagacaaatattgtcctcctaacaaaccatacatcaattcggagattatttattcaagctttcagatgatgcatgaaTCTCTGTTTCATAAAactgaccctcatgactggttttgtgctccagggtcacagatgTTCTTCTCTAGTTCATGTTAGTCACAATTATCGGCCCCCAGTTATTGCATCATCAGGTCGGGGAACTGGGACGGACAGTTTCtgtattgattttgatgtttgttttgatcactgtcctgatggaagatcccACCACAGGCGATTATAAGAAGAGGAGGATacacacacgtcctcttccaggcagatttgtaatatcttaattattgccctgatggagGAAACggggattttcaatgctttagctcttttcttACAGACACTTTCTATGTTGTGAAGCTCAGGaatcttgttctgcacatcagaagAACTATACtctttggttttactccttgtgatggatgattaatgACATTTGGCCTTTGTTTCCCTCATATTAataatcctgtggaacaggaagtcatggctggacaatgCTCTTAGTCACCCCggtgtactaaaataaaattgtaaatatgaattgGATATACACTTTAGAGAtcttttactcataagaatttctaggggtgccaataattgtggccaacatgcattggagaaaaacatttatttcataatgtgagttcCCCCCACTTTCAATTATTTTTCTTCAACGATAGGTtacaattttatgaattttttgaaCCAAAGATTAAaaagataaacaatgcagatttattttcactgctacctttgctcatatttaccacaGGTGCCAATATTAGTAGAgggcatatatttatatttacaaatccaatgtatggtgtgtgtgtgtgtgtgtgtgtctgtgtgtgtatgcaacACCATGCATTGGATTTGTAAAAATTTCACTtttaacaaacactgttaataggAAACATTATGCATtgattataatatttgtattattttaattattttatctaaaaaCTGTGCATATTTTAGAGATGAATATTGTCTGACACCATGACAACCCgtctaaaatacaaaacattaaagaatATGTTATAGAATCAGAATACAgaacattcttttaaattaaaatcagattACACTCATTGTttcctctgtgtttgtgttttttcaggcCGGTGGAGTTCATGCACATCTGTATTCTAGAGTAAACAAACTCTGGTGGTCTTTTAACTGATCAGTGGTCTGTTATTTTGCCTCGATGACAGGTCTGGTGAAAACAAGGCATGTATATGTGCATGCTTTGAGCTTTAATCAGCGCCGCTTCACCTTCATGGTGCTGTTGTACAAGGAAATGAAGGAAGTGAGAAGGTCCAGATAGCGGCTGGTGAACACCAAGGCGAAGAGAATCTGACTCTTCCCAGAGATTCCTGAAGAACAGACAGAAACAACAACATGCATTTCAACACAGTTCTGTCTCTGAAGCTTTCAGTTCGCTTTAAACACATCAAGAACGCCCAGCAGAGCATGCACAAGAGTGTAAAACAAATAATGTTGTGATGAGATCCTGCTGCCACGTCAGAGATCAGAGTTATCTACAGTCTACATGGAGCTAAACAGGCTTCCCAGCattctttgagttcagctcacaTAACAACCGTGCATTCACACATTACACTCACACGAGGCCTAGTGCATGAGTTTAcaacgcgcgcacacacactctcaccaggTGTGAAGTTCGCACACTCAAAAACAGCCCTAGATAGTGCGCGTGGTGACTCACCCGCACACGACCTGGTCTTCCAGATCTTCAGCAGGAGGATGATGATGGCTGCTAAGTGGGACAGGTCCCCCGTCAGTCTGAAGATGTTCATGTTTCTTGGGCTCCGGTGCAGGGTCTGCGGCGCGTGCGAGTGCTGGTCTTCCGCCCCCCGCGCAGTACACACGGCTGTTCCCGACTGAAAGATGGCGAGAGCAGCGCGACGTGGCCACGGTGATGAAGCTCGCGGCGCGTCACTGGGAGGCGAACACCGCTGCACAAAACATGCATTACTGCAAACGAGGTGTTTTCCTCTAGGGGGCGCGCGGAGGCCCCGACTCTTTCGGGCTTGGTTTACATATAAGtaccaaatataaatatatactaaaaatataagtaataaaatatagataattgCACGATTGCAAGCATTTGAATGCTAAATACGAATCCGCGTAATAAAAGTATATGAAGTAAAAGCATGAGCCAGTAATCGCGGACGGCTCTGATTGGTCCGCTCTGAACAACGCGGAGAAAAGTAACAAGAGACACGTGGCGACACGAGAGTTTTTCTCCAAAGCCCCGCCTATTTCGACTTTTCTGTCGTGCCGATTTCTTTTCCTCTGTTTCTGTGAAGCTGTGTGTTCGTTTAGAAGCCAGCTCTTATTCAAACACTCTTACAGAAACACCGCATATGTGTTCAGATCACACGTGAAACGTGCTTTTGGAACATTTTCATGCTGTAAAtcttattaaagaaattaaatgaaattaaaaataccgAAAACTATAGTTTAACCTGAATAAAGcgaaatcaaatacacttctaACAATTAACTTATTgatcataaatgcatttttaaataaggtaccaataaaaacatattttctttctcCAGTGCATAGATGtattattacaaacaaaattaattgttaatcttaagtattaatattaattattaatagtgagttcattaatattatgtattatctataaactataaatgtttttttattttttaaaaaatctgtaaaaataaattgttaaactaaataactaaatttaatgcactttttaaaaatgaacttgACTATAAAgaaatctatatttattatttgcaatTGTCACTCCATTGCTTTGCCAGAAATGTGCTTCTCATTTCCATCAGAaagcgtttatttatttttaaactcaattgtttttataaatgtgttttaaagggaaagtttaTCAAGCCAAAAGCACATGAAATACTGGCTTATTTAGCATTGCATTGCTCTAAAAACACTATTTGAAAGGTTCaagcttttgtaatatatatcttttttaaaatgcatgtgaagGGCTTTATCTCAGCTAGCTTTGTGTTGCA contains:
- the LOC109090948 gene encoding ER lumen protein-retaining receptor 2-like; the protein is MNIFRLTGDLSHLAAIIILLLKIWKTRSCAGISGKSQILFALVFTSRYLDLLTSFISLYNSTMKVIYIACAYATVYLIYVKFKATYDGNHDTFRVEFLVVPVGGLAFLVNHDFSLLEIMWTFSIYLESVSILPQLFMISKTGEAETITTHYLFFLGLYRALYLINWIWRFYFEGFFDMIAIVAGVVQTILYCDFFYLYVTKVLKGKKLSLPA